A genome region from Aurantiacibacter sp. MUD61 includes the following:
- a CDS encoding hemerythrin domain-containing protein, whose product MSEDIFARLKQDHEDHRELLDKIADTSGDSDERRELFEKFTLDVKSHAAAEEQALYSTMLRKPKATDETRHSVAEHHELNELLNDLAATDMSSPAWLQKFKQLDHDYRHHIDEEEEDHFPDFEELLTEEDREHMRSVFDRRKKAEKADAEITPEKMEDAKE is encoded by the coding sequence GTGTCCGAAGATATTTTTGCCCGCCTGAAACAGGATCATGAAGACCACCGCGAACTGCTCGACAAGATTGCCGATACCAGCGGTGACAGCGACGAGCGCCGTGAGTTGTTCGAGAAATTCACGCTCGACGTGAAGAGCCATGCCGCTGCCGAGGAGCAGGCGCTCTATTCGACCATGCTGCGCAAGCCCAAGGCGACCGACGAAACCCGTCACTCTGTTGCCGAGCATCACGAACTCAACGAACTTCTGAACGATCTGGCCGCGACCGACATGTCATCGCCGGCATGGCTGCAGAAATTCAAGCAGCTCGATCACGATTACCGTCACCACATCGACGAGGAAGAAGAAGATCACTTCCCCGATTTCGAAGAACTGCTGACCGAGGAAGACCGCGAGCATATGCGCTCGGTCTTCGATCGCCGGAAGAAGGCCGAAAAGGCAGATGCCGAAATCACCCCGGAAAAGATGGAAGACGCGAAGGAATAA
- a CDS encoding Flp family type IVb pilin yields MTFFKNMIRDEQGATAIEYGLIAALIAVAAITAMQSLGNELSTTFNNVKTELDAANTKNQ; encoded by the coding sequence ATGACTTTCTTCAAGAACATGATCCGCGACGAGCAGGGTGCAACCGCCATCGAATATGGCCTGATCGCTGCCCTCATCGCTGTTGCTGCTATCACTGCAATGCAGAGCCTCGGTAACGAACTCAGCACCACGTTCAACAACGTGAAGACCGAGCTCGACGCTGCTAACACCAAGAACCAGTAA
- the ahcY gene encoding adenosylhomocysteinase — MADAAFNDYIIKDIALADYGRAEINIAETEMPGLMATREEFGDSKPLKGARITGSLHMTIQTAVLIETLVALGAEVRWATCNIFSTQDHAAAAIAAQDIPVFAVKGESLAEYWDYVGNIFDWENDGDGQTANLILDDGGDATMFALWGARLEAGEEMPEPTNDEEIEMQRSLKAFIAKKPGYLTETVKNLKGVSEETTTGVHRLYHIAKQGKLPFPAINVNDSVTKSKFDNLYGCRESLVDAIRRATDVMLSGKVAFVAGYGDVGKGSAQSLRDGGARVLVSEIDPICALQAAMEGFEVTTLEDAVSRADIFVTTTGNEDVITADHMKAMKPMSIVCNIGHFDSEIQIGALSNYEWTELKPGTDLVKFPDGKEIIVLAKGRLVNLACATGHPSFVMSCSFTNQVMAQMELWENHGSYDNDVYVLPKHLDEKVASLHLDKLGVKLTKLSQKQADYIGVPVEGPFKPEHYRY; from the coding sequence GTGGCTGACGCCGCTTTCAACGACTACATCATTAAAGATATCGCTCTCGCCGATTATGGCCGTGCGGAAATCAACATTGCCGAAACGGAAATGCCTGGCCTGATGGCCACGCGCGAGGAATTTGGTGACAGCAAGCCGCTGAAAGGCGCTCGCATCACCGGTTCGCTGCACATGACCATCCAGACCGCCGTTCTGATCGAAACGCTGGTAGCGCTGGGCGCAGAAGTGCGCTGGGCGACCTGCAACATCTTCTCGACGCAGGATCACGCGGCTGCCGCCATCGCTGCACAGGACATTCCGGTGTTCGCCGTAAAGGGTGAAAGCCTGGCGGAATACTGGGACTATGTCGGCAATATCTTCGACTGGGAAAACGACGGTGACGGCCAGACCGCCAACCTCATTCTCGACGATGGCGGCGATGCTACGATGTTCGCGCTCTGGGGTGCTCGCCTTGAAGCGGGCGAAGAAATGCCCGAGCCGACGAACGACGAAGAAATCGAAATGCAGCGCTCGCTGAAGGCCTTCATCGCCAAGAAGCCGGGCTATTTGACCGAGACGGTGAAGAACCTGAAGGGCGTTTCGGAAGAAACCACCACCGGCGTTCACCGCCTCTATCACATCGCCAAGCAGGGCAAGCTGCCTTTCCCGGCGATCAATGTGAACGACTCCGTCACCAAGTCGAAGTTCGACAACCTTTACGGCTGCCGCGAATCGCTGGTCGACGCCATTCGCCGCGCGACCGACGTGATGCTTTCGGGCAAGGTCGCTTTCGTTGCTGGCTATGGCGACGTGGGCAAGGGTTCCGCGCAGTCGCTGCGTGATGGCGGCGCCCGCGTTCTCGTCAGTGAAATCGATCCGATCTGCGCTCTGCAGGCGGCGATGGAAGGGTTTGAAGTCACCACGCTGGAAGACGCTGTTTCGCGCGCTGACATCTTCGTCACCACCACCGGTAACGAAGACGTGATCACCGCCGATCACATGAAGGCGATGAAGCCGATGAGCATCGTCTGCAACATCGGCCACTTCGACAGCGAGATCCAGATCGGCGCGCTTTCCAACTACGAATGGACCGAACTGAAGCCGGGCACGGATCTGGTGAAGTTCCCCGACGGCAAGGAAATCATCGTGCTGGCCAAGGGCCGCCTTGTGAACCTCGCGTGTGCGACCGGTCATCCGAGCTTCGTGATGAGCTGTTCCTTCACCAACCAGGTGATGGCGCAGATGGAATTGTGGGAGAACCACGGCAGCTACGACAATGACGTTTACGTCCTGCCGAAGCACCTCGACGAAAAGGTCGCCTCGCTCCACCTCGACAAGCTCGGTGTGAAGCTCACCAAGTTGAGTCAGAAGCAGGCCGATTATATCGGCGTGCCGGTGGAAGGTCCGTTCAAGCCGGAGCACTATCGCTACTAA
- a CDS encoding PAS domain-containing sensor histidine kinase, whose translation MELSPTALALLGLLLAAWTATAVWLVVGSLQRTRAARQTKGTLRRLSRMIDDSPAIPLLVKADGKIEGPERLAAWLGLDALPDFLSELSDRQNGLSEGDLEQLHEAVRRTQKTAAPFRMMVTPQGSEKSLAVRGQLANAAIASGGAALIWWFDFSESQGELSRLRSETARARNDFAALVGLIEAAPMPMWFRSADMELRLVNSAYVDAVEAKNAAEVVDQQIELVERVDGLDAKQIAKQAQDRDTPIERIVQATVGNQRRTLRVSDLPLGVEGVAGYAIDIEELEEQGRAFRAFRAAQRSMLDQLSVGVAQFDEDRRMTFANQPFQRIFALPTSMQVEPPRFERFLDYARDKSRLPEVRDFPEWRAELAQWFQADAPEEDQWTLPDGTHLRIVAQPMPDGGLVMVAEDRSEQLALSATRDTLLRTRTATFDSLFESLAVFAPDGRMQLWNRSFPAIWGLPEEFFDEHPHVDKLLDRISNRLARPGQRKAIGETVRAATLDRKEMGGRVVLSDGRTVEFAGVPLPDGNGLLTVMDVTDSTKAEAALRERAKALEEADAVKTRFLANMSYEFRTPLTSIGGFAELLQSGVAGELSEQGREYVGAILASVERLSTQIESVLDLTQSEAGLLPIAREDLDVLGFMTHLVRSREEALDAKNITLDLRGDKSAGTVKADRRQLGRALGNLLDNAISATPNDGRILVALTRRKSGVKMVISDNGDGMKPSELARALDGYRLAGSDGKDGKRGLGLPLARQLVEAHGGRLEIQSEKGAGTTATVLLP comes from the coding sequence ATGGAACTTTCTCCCACCGCGCTTGCTTTGCTCGGCCTGCTTTTGGCGGCCTGGACGGCAACAGCGGTATGGCTGGTCGTGGGCTCGCTACAGCGGACGCGGGCGGCGCGGCAGACCAAGGGGACACTGCGCCGTCTCTCGCGGATGATAGACGATTCTCCGGCCATTCCTTTGCTGGTGAAAGCGGATGGCAAGATCGAGGGGCCTGAGCGGCTCGCCGCATGGCTCGGCCTCGATGCGCTCCCGGATTTCCTGAGTGAGCTTTCTGACCGTCAAAACGGCCTGTCCGAAGGCGATCTCGAGCAATTGCATGAAGCTGTCCGGCGCACGCAAAAAACCGCTGCCCCGTTTCGCATGATGGTGACGCCCCAAGGATCGGAAAAGAGCCTCGCGGTGCGCGGACAACTGGCCAATGCGGCGATTGCCAGCGGCGGCGCCGCGCTGATCTGGTGGTTCGATTTCTCGGAAAGCCAAGGCGAACTCTCGCGCCTCCGGTCCGAAACGGCGCGTGCGCGCAATGATTTCGCGGCGCTTGTGGGCCTGATCGAGGCTGCTCCGATGCCGATGTGGTTCCGGTCCGCCGATATGGAGCTGCGGCTCGTCAATTCAGCCTATGTCGATGCGGTGGAAGCGAAGAATGCCGCCGAAGTCGTCGACCAGCAGATCGAACTGGTTGAGCGCGTCGACGGGCTGGATGCCAAGCAGATCGCCAAGCAGGCGCAGGATCGCGACACGCCGATAGAGCGCATCGTCCAGGCAACGGTGGGCAATCAGCGGCGCACCTTGCGCGTCAGCGATTTGCCGCTCGGTGTGGAGGGTGTCGCAGGCTACGCCATCGATATCGAGGAGTTGGAAGAGCAGGGCAGGGCGTTCCGCGCTTTCCGTGCCGCCCAGCGCTCGATGCTCGATCAGCTTTCCGTTGGTGTCGCGCAATTCGATGAAGACCGGCGCATGACCTTCGCCAACCAGCCGTTCCAGCGCATCTTTGCCCTCCCGACATCGATGCAGGTCGAGCCGCCGCGTTTCGAGCGATTCCTCGATTACGCGCGCGACAAGTCACGCCTCCCCGAAGTGCGCGACTTCCCCGAATGGCGGGCCGAACTGGCGCAATGGTTCCAGGCCGATGCGCCTGAGGAAGACCAGTGGACGCTGCCCGACGGTACGCACCTTCGCATTGTCGCCCAGCCCATGCCCGATGGCGGGCTCGTGATGGTGGCGGAAGACCGCTCGGAACAGCTCGCCCTGTCGGCAACCCGCGATACACTGCTGCGCACCCGAACAGCCACTTTCGATTCGCTCTTCGAGTCGCTCGCCGTGTTCGCGCCTGACGGTCGCATGCAGCTGTGGAATCGCAGTTTCCCGGCAATCTGGGGCTTGCCGGAGGAATTCTTCGACGAGCATCCGCATGTCGACAAATTGCTCGATCGCATCTCCAACCGGCTTGCGCGACCCGGTCAGCGCAAGGCCATTGGCGAGACGGTGCGTGCGGCAACGCTCGATCGCAAGGAAATGGGCGGCCGCGTTGTTTTGTCGGATGGACGCACGGTGGAGTTTGCTGGCGTTCCTCTGCCAGACGGGAACGGCCTGCTCACTGTCATGGACGTGACCGATTCCACCAAGGCCGAGGCGGCGTTGCGCGAACGGGCGAAAGCGCTGGAAGAGGCGGATGCGGTGAAAACCCGCTTCCTCGCCAATATGTCCTATGAATTCCGCACGCCGCTCACTTCGATCGGCGGCTTTGCCGAGTTGCTGCAATCCGGCGTGGCGGGCGAATTGTCCGAACAGGGCCGCGAATATGTCGGAGCGATTCTCGCCTCGGTCGAGCGTCTGTCGACTCAGATCGAAAGCGTGCTGGACCTGACGCAGAGCGAGGCAGGCCTCCTCCCGATCGCGCGCGAAGATCTCGACGTCCTCGGCTTCATGACGCATCTTGTGCGCAGCCGGGAAGAAGCGCTCGATGCGAAGAACATTACGCTCGATCTGCGCGGCGACAAGAGCGCCGGCACGGTGAAAGCGGATCGCCGCCAGCTTGGCCGCGCGTTGGGTAATCTGCTCGACAACGCCATCTCAGCAACACCCAACGACGGCCGCATCCTGGTGGCACTCACGCGGCGAAAGTCAGGTGTCAAAATGGTTATCTCCGACAATGGCGACGGGATGAAGCCGTCCGAATTGGCGCGCGCGCTGGACGGCTATCGCCTCGCGGGAAGCGACGGCAAGGATGGCAAGCGCGGGCTGGGATTGCCACTCGCCCGCCAGCTGGTCGAGGCACATGGCGGAAGGCTGGAAATCCAGTCTGAAAAGGGCGCCGGCACCACTGCGACGGTGCTTCTGCCATGA
- a CDS encoding Flp family type IVb pilin produces the protein MRDERGATAIEYGLILALIAIAMITALQGMATSTTNMWSSVETKVETASSNARS, from the coding sequence ATGCGCGATGAGCGCGGTGCGACTGCCATAGAATATGGCCTCATCCTGGCATTGATCGCGATTGCGATGATCACCGCGCTGCAGGGCATGGCGACTTCTACCACCAACATGTGGAGCAGCGTCGAGACCAAAGTTGAGACTGCAAGTTCGAACGCACGATCTTAG
- a CDS encoding multicopper oxidase family protein, with translation MAFTATASAQDAEQRHAPSYEVNVERVQGTYFNPWTGEMDRVELRAFRGEENTRFIAPTLRVRPGQVLRLGVQNDLADCSAEQIARAECFNSTNIHTHGLWVSPSGNSDNVMISINPGERFNYEFAIPEDHPAGTFWYHPHMHGATSIQLGSGMAGALIIEGDRIPTNDMPGDIDILLQDQSGERFGEQIMVFSQIQYGCFDDEGQLNAPRSPDPEARPWEHPAWQCEGDDVGSVDSWRQFGPANEMTSGRLLSVNGEMQPTIGGLETGRFQRLRMIHAGLRRSVRMTIRRLADDAPPLRSVLADQQRAWILEHCTGEIVEQFHFADDGLTRPALRPVSEANMYPGSRYDSLVYFAEPGSYCMINDQTWRMQPDERRMVGILQVAGESAEVPNIAAHLVQTLEAAAETQIADQDIRSRVLSDLNDGMQLGAFTWHEPVADDELTGHQTATMSIEEIEGGGAILSIDGSPYQHGRIDRTLMLGDVEEWEITSNLGSHPFHIHVNPFQIVSVIDEEGRDVTVEGSDAFDRDYAGMIGSWRDTVIIKQGYTVRMRTRYRRYVGDFVLHCHFASHGDEGMMQGIRVVLPGDQTMGGMPH, from the coding sequence TTGGCGTTCACCGCAACTGCATCTGCGCAAGATGCAGAACAGCGCCACGCACCAAGCTATGAAGTGAATGTCGAGCGTGTGCAGGGCACCTATTTCAATCCCTGGACGGGAGAAATGGATCGTGTCGAACTGCGTGCATTCCGCGGCGAAGAAAACACCCGCTTCATCGCGCCAACGCTGCGAGTGCGCCCCGGCCAAGTCCTTAGACTGGGTGTTCAGAATGATCTCGCTGACTGCTCGGCCGAGCAGATCGCGCGAGCCGAGTGCTTCAATTCGACAAACATCCACACGCATGGTCTGTGGGTTTCACCCAGCGGCAACAGCGATAACGTGATGATTTCGATCAATCCGGGGGAACGTTTCAACTATGAATTCGCGATCCCGGAAGATCACCCTGCCGGTACCTTCTGGTATCACCCGCACATGCACGGGGCGACCAGTATCCAGCTGGGATCGGGTATGGCAGGCGCTCTCATCATCGAAGGCGATCGCATTCCGACGAACGACATGCCCGGAGACATCGACATTCTCCTGCAAGACCAATCGGGCGAGCGATTTGGCGAGCAGATCATGGTGTTCTCGCAGATACAGTATGGCTGTTTCGACGATGAAGGTCAGCTCAACGCACCGCGGTCACCCGATCCGGAAGCGCGCCCATGGGAACATCCCGCATGGCAATGCGAAGGCGACGATGTAGGCAGCGTCGACAGCTGGAGGCAGTTCGGGCCTGCTAATGAAATGACCTCGGGCCGATTGCTGTCGGTCAACGGGGAAATGCAGCCGACCATCGGTGGCCTGGAGACCGGCCGGTTCCAGCGGCTTCGCATGATTCACGCCGGATTGCGGCGCTCTGTCCGGATGACGATCCGCAGGCTCGCAGACGATGCACCGCCGCTTCGAAGCGTTCTGGCAGATCAGCAACGCGCATGGATTCTGGAACACTGTACGGGCGAAATCGTGGAGCAATTCCATTTTGCCGATGATGGTCTTACCCGTCCCGCCCTGCGACCGGTGTCTGAAGCCAATATGTATCCTGGATCACGCTACGATTCGCTGGTCTACTTCGCTGAGCCGGGTTCGTATTGCATGATCAATGACCAGACATGGCGAATGCAACCGGATGAGCGGAGAATGGTCGGCATTCTGCAGGTTGCAGGCGAAAGCGCGGAAGTGCCGAACATCGCGGCACACCTTGTTCAGACGCTGGAAGCCGCAGCGGAAACACAGATCGCGGATCAGGATATTCGCAGCCGCGTCCTAAGCGATCTGAACGATGGAATGCAGCTTGGTGCCTTTACTTGGCACGAGCCGGTCGCCGATGACGAGCTTACCGGCCACCAGACCGCAACGATGAGCATCGAGGAAATCGAAGGCGGGGGAGCCATCCTGAGCATCGATGGTTCTCCATACCAGCACGGACGGATCGATCGCACATTGATGCTGGGAGATGTCGAGGAATGGGAGATCACATCGAACCTCGGCAGCCATCCTTTTCACATCCACGTCAATCCGTTCCAGATCGTCTCGGTCATAGATGAAGAAGGCCGCGACGTGACAGTTGAAGGAAGCGATGCTTTTGATCGGGACTATGCCGGGATGATCGGGAGCTGGCGCGATACCGTCATCATCAAGCAAGGATATACGGTGCGAATGCGTACACGGTACCGGCGCTATGTCGGCGACTTCGTCCTGCATTGCCACTTTGCGAGCCATGGCGATGAAGGGATGATGCAAGGCATCCGCGTGGTCTTACCCGGCGACCAGACCATGGGCGGAATGCCACACTGA
- a CDS encoding peroxiredoxin, protein MTISQGEKLPDVTLTKATSEGPEQVQASDFFAGKKVALFAVPGAFTPTCSAKHLPGFVEKADELKAKGVDVIACTSVNDAFVMNAWKDANDAGEITMLADGNGDFAKAVGLDTDFSAYGMGTRSNRYSMIVDDGVVQQVNVEGPGEFNVSSADHLLGQL, encoded by the coding sequence ATGACCATTTCCCAAGGCGAAAAGCTTCCCGACGTAACGTTGACCAAGGCCACGAGCGAAGGGCCGGAACAGGTTCAGGCGAGCGACTTTTTCGCTGGCAAGAAGGTTGCTCTTTTCGCTGTGCCCGGCGCTTTCACGCCGACCTGCAGCGCGAAGCACCTGCCCGGCTTTGTCGAAAAGGCAGACGAGCTGAAGGCAAAGGGCGTGGACGTCATCGCCTGCACCAGCGTGAACGATGCTTTCGTCATGAACGCATGGAAAGATGCCAATGACGCTGGCGAGATCACGATGCTGGCAGACGGAAATGGCGATTTCGCAAAGGCTGTCGGCCTCGACACCGATTTCTCCGCCTACGGCATGGGCACCCGTTCCAACCGCTATTCGATGATTGTCGATGATGGCGTGGTGCAGCAGGTCAATGTCGAAGGACCCGGCGAATTTAATGTCTCAAGCGCCGACCACTTGCTCGGACAGCTCTGA
- a CDS encoding NUDIX domain-containing protein: MENIPTWLAVVALALVDKDGRLLLQQRLLHKHHGGLWEFPGGKVEATEKPRFALVRKIEEELGMTLDPGTLQPAGFAEEDGRQHIVLFLYTASAGEAEPIAKDGQEWGWFTPGAAADLPLAPMDRELLARLSA; this comes from the coding sequence GTGGAAAATATCCCGACATGGCTGGCGGTCGTGGCCCTTGCTCTGGTGGACAAGGACGGGCGCTTGCTGCTGCAGCAACGGCTTCTTCACAAGCACCATGGCGGCCTCTGGGAATTCCCGGGTGGCAAGGTGGAAGCGACTGAAAAACCAAGGTTTGCCTTGGTGCGCAAGATCGAAGAAGAGCTGGGCATGACGCTCGATCCCGGCACGCTTCAACCTGCAGGATTTGCGGAAGAGGATGGCCGGCAGCACATTGTCCTGTTTCTTTACACCGCATCGGCAGGCGAGGCTGAGCCAATCGCAAAGGACGGGCAAGAGTGGGGGTGGTTTACTCCGGGTGCAGCGGCGGACCTTCCGCTTGCCCCGATGGATCGCGAATTACTGGCAAGACTTTCGGCATAA
- a CDS encoding M48 family metalloprotease, whose protein sequence is MEMHQEMGMPQFNTRKIKALAIAGVASIALSACATIPGANVAPGSPITAEEAQVGAQYHEQFVAEFGGEMTGPQARYVQQVGQNIALQSGLATSPGAFDVTLLNSSVNNAFAVPGGYVYATRQLVNLMNNEAELAAVLGHEVGHVAARHSARRQAAAQRNQLGGVGIAILSQLLLGNSQLGNTVSQGAMQLSQSLTLSYSRNQELEADALGIQYLNSAGYDPRAMATLLQSLAAQNQLDAQLQGRDNATIPEWASTHPDPASRVQNAVQLAGNATGATSRNTFLNSIDGMIYGDDPEQGVIEGRQFIHPILRFSFTAPQGFYMVNSPRAVSINGDGGRSQLTLAQYDGNLENYVRSVFRALGGEQQQLAPQSLERTTVNGLPAAYGTARVNNGQSQVDVTVFAYDFGNGQAYHFQSITPAGQAGTFNSLYNSMERISAAEAGSVVPRRIDIVTAQPNDTVARMARFMAYDDAQVARFRVLNGLFGDAEVVPGQQYKIVVRSN, encoded by the coding sequence TGCATCAGGAGATGGGAATGCCGCAGTTTAACACACGCAAGATCAAAGCGCTCGCAATAGCAGGAGTTGCGTCAATCGCACTCTCAGCCTGCGCCACTATCCCGGGCGCCAATGTCGCGCCTGGCTCGCCCATCACCGCTGAAGAAGCGCAGGTCGGTGCGCAGTACCATGAGCAATTTGTTGCCGAATTCGGCGGCGAGATGACAGGACCGCAGGCTCGCTATGTGCAACAGGTAGGACAGAACATCGCGCTCCAGTCCGGTCTGGCGACCAGCCCCGGCGCGTTCGATGTCACCCTGCTGAATTCCAGCGTGAACAACGCCTTCGCGGTTCCCGGCGGCTACGTCTATGCGACACGCCAGCTTGTGAATTTGATGAACAATGAAGCCGAGCTCGCGGCGGTTCTGGGCCACGAGGTCGGCCACGTCGCTGCTCGTCACTCGGCGCGGCGCCAGGCGGCGGCACAGCGCAATCAGCTTGGCGGTGTCGGCATCGCTATCCTTTCGCAGCTGCTCTTGGGCAACAGCCAGCTTGGCAACACTGTCTCGCAAGGGGCGATGCAGCTGTCTCAGTCCCTGACGCTTAGCTATTCGCGCAATCAGGAACTGGAAGCCGATGCGCTCGGCATACAGTATCTGAATAGTGCGGGATATGATCCGCGCGCCATGGCAACCCTGCTGCAAAGCCTGGCGGCGCAAAACCAGCTCGATGCGCAATTGCAGGGTCGAGACAACGCGACGATCCCCGAATGGGCGTCGACACACCCCGATCCTGCAAGCCGCGTGCAGAATGCGGTGCAGCTCGCCGGCAATGCGACTGGTGCGACCAGTCGCAACACCTTCCTCAACAGTATCGATGGGATGATCTACGGCGACGATCCCGAGCAGGGCGTTATCGAAGGCCGCCAATTCATCCATCCGATTCTGCGCTTCAGCTTCACTGCGCCGCAGGGCTTCTACATGGTGAACAGCCCGCGTGCGGTTTCCATCAATGGTGATGGCGGTCGTTCGCAGCTTACCCTCGCTCAATATGACGGAAATCTCGAAAATTATGTGCGCAGCGTTTTCCGCGCGCTTGGTGGCGAGCAGCAACAGCTGGCCCCGCAATCGCTGGAACGCACGACAGTGAATGGCCTGCCTGCCGCTTACGGTACAGCACGGGTCAACAACGGACAGAGCCAGGTGGATGTGACTGTGTTTGCCTATGATTTCGGCAATGGTCAGGCTTACCACTTCCAGTCGATCACACCGGCAGGGCAGGCGGGCACTTTCAACTCGCTGTATAACTCAATGGAGCGTATCAGCGCCGCAGAAGCTGGCAGTGTTGTTCCACGCCGGATCGACATCGTCACCGCTCAGCCTAATGACACAGTCGCACGGATGGCGCGCTTCATGGCCTATGATGATGCGCAGGTCGCGCGCTTCCGGGTGCTGAATGGCCTCTTCGGCGATGCGGAAGTTGTGCCGGGCCAGCAGTACAAGATCGTCGTTCGCTCAAACTAG
- a CDS encoding UDP-N-acetylglucosamine 1-carboxyvinyltransferase, translating to MTALYVRGGQKLQGKIEPSANKNAVLPVLCATLLSEAPIMLRNVPEITDVTRIHAFFTDLGSTVEWDKDAHTLAIDHSTIPSDAKAKLPQAMRASIMMIPGLLARLGEARLEHEVKGCTLGAREIDPHVKVFEAFGATVSYEGKDIVFRKTVKGEGTRMWLEYASVTTTENFIISALTAKGTSQIVNAACEPHVQEMCTFLEQMGCTIRGKGTSMVSVDGCENFKPVDYTFVEDFHEIATFLALAAVTGGDISVRNTQPEDFMLIDRTFEKFGAHVEHKDGWSRLNAPEQLVVQQNFTSHITTKVEAAPWPYIPADLLPIFIALGVRADGPAMFWNKVYEGGLTWHTELSLFGAHTLLCDPHRLITFGGDKLRPATVTSPYIIRVAIAMLMIASSIDGESTILDADPIRRAHPKFTDNIDMLGADVKWVD from the coding sequence ATGACCGCATTGTATGTCCGCGGTGGGCAAAAGCTTCAGGGCAAGATCGAGCCCTCTGCCAACAAGAACGCTGTTCTCCCGGTGCTGTGTGCCACGCTGCTGAGCGAAGCGCCGATCATGCTGCGCAATGTGCCCGAAATTACCGATGTGACGCGCATCCACGCGTTCTTCACCGATCTCGGCAGTACGGTGGAGTGGGACAAGGACGCCCACACGCTGGCGATTGATCACTCCACCATTCCCAGCGACGCGAAGGCGAAGCTGCCGCAGGCGATGCGCGCATCGATCATGATGATCCCCGGCCTGCTCGCAAGATTGGGCGAAGCGCGGCTGGAGCATGAAGTAAAAGGCTGCACACTCGGCGCACGCGAAATCGATCCGCATGTAAAGGTGTTCGAGGCGTTCGGCGCGACCGTATCTTACGAAGGGAAGGACATTGTCTTTCGAAAGACGGTGAAAGGCGAGGGCACACGCATGTGGCTCGAATACGCCTCTGTGACGACCACCGAGAACTTTATCATCAGCGCGCTGACCGCGAAGGGCACCAGCCAGATCGTCAATGCCGCTTGCGAACCGCATGTGCAGGAAATGTGCACATTCCTTGAGCAGATGGGCTGCACCATCCGCGGCAAGGGAACCTCAATGGTTTCGGTCGATGGCTGCGAGAACTTCAAGCCGGTCGATTACACCTTCGTGGAAGACTTCCACGAAATCGCGACCTTCCTTGCCCTTGCGGCCGTGACAGGCGGCGATATCTCGGTGCGCAACACGCAGCCTGAAGATTTCATGCTGATCGACCGCACGTTTGAGAAATTCGGCGCGCATGTGGAGCACAAGGACGGCTGGTCACGCCTCAATGCGCCTGAACAGCTGGTCGTGCAGCAGAACTTCACCAGCCACATCACCACGAAGGTGGAAGCCGCTCCGTGGCCTTATATCCCTGCTGACCTTCTGCCGATCTTCATTGCGCTCGGCGTGCGAGCGGACGGTCCTGCCATGTTCTGGAACAAGGTCTACGAAGGCGGCCTTACCTGGCACACAGAGCTCAGCCTGTTTGGCGCGCATACGCTGCTATGCGATCCGCATCGCCTGATTACCTTCGGCGGCGATAAACTGCGCCCGGCAACCGTCACTAGCCCCTATATCATCCGCGTCGCCATCGCGATGCTGATGATCGCGTCGAGCATCGATGGCGAATCGACGATCCTCGATGCCGACCCTATCCGCCGTGCACACCCGAAATTCACCGACAACATCGATATGCTCGGCGCAGACGTGAAGTGGGTCGATTGA
- the folE gene encoding GTP cyclohydrolase I FolE: MNSEEGAGYTAPITKAEVPDDVQDAIRTLIRWAGDDPEREGLLDTPKRVARAWKEYCQGYEEDPSQHLSRVFEEVGGYDEIVLLKDIPFQSHCEHHMAPIIGKAAIAYLPTDHVVGISKLARVLHGYARRLQIQERLTAEVAQAIWKGLKPRGVAVVIEASHACMTARGVRTPGVNMVTSKLMGCFLDDARSRKEVLALMGYS; encoded by the coding sequence ATGAACAGCGAAGAAGGCGCCGGATACACGGCACCCATCACCAAGGCCGAAGTGCCTGACGATGTGCAGGATGCCATCCGCACGCTGATTCGCTGGGCAGGGGACGATCCGGAGCGTGAAGGGCTGCTCGATACACCAAAGCGCGTGGCCCGCGCCTGGAAAGAATACTGCCAGGGCTATGAAGAAGATCCTTCCCAGCACCTCTCCCGCGTTTTCGAAGAGGTGGGCGGTTATGACGAGATCGTCCTGCTCAAGGATATCCCGTTCCAGAGCCACTGTGAGCATCACATGGCCCCGATCATTGGCAAAGCCGCTATTGCTTACCTTCCGACCGACCACGTCGTTGGGATTTCAAAACTGGCCCGCGTCCTGCACGGTTACGCTCGGCGTCTTCAGATCCAGGAACGGCTGACGGCCGAAGTCGCACAGGCGATCTGGAAGGGCCTGAAGCCCCGCGGCGTCGCGGTCGTAATCGAAGCGAGCCATGCCTGCATGACCGCACGCGGCGTTCGCACGCCGGGTGTGAACATGGTGACCAGCAAGCTCATGGGGTGTTTCCTCGACGACGCGCGCAGCCGCAAGGAAGTGCTCGCGCTGATGGGATACTCCTGA